A window of the Phalacrocorax aristotelis chromosome 9, bGulAri2.1, whole genome shotgun sequence genome harbors these coding sequences:
- the GSC gene encoding homeobox protein goosecoid, which yields MPVSMFSIDNILAARPRCKDSVLLPPSAAPVVFPSLHGDSLYGSASDYGGFYSRAVAPASALPPAVTGSRLGYNNYYYGQLHVPASPVGPSCCGAVPPLGAQQCSCVPPAGYEGTGSVLMSPVPHQMLPYMNVGTLSRTELQLLNQLHCRRKRRHRTIFTDEQLEALENLFQETKYPDVGTREQLARRVHLREEKVEVWFKNRRAKWRRQKRSSSEESENAQKWNKASKTSPEKRQEEGKSDLDSDS from the exons ATGCCTGTGAGCATGTTCAGCATCGACAATATCCTGGCGGCCAGACCTCGCTGCAAGGACTCGGTGCTGCTGCCCCCGAGCGCCGCGCCCGTCGTCTTCCCCAGCCTCCACGGGGACTCGCTCTACGGCAGCGCCTCCGACTACGGCGGATTTTACTCCCGGGCGGTGGCAcccgcctccgcgctgccgcCGGCCGTCACCGGATCCCGGCTCGGCTACAACAACTACTACTACGGGCAGCTGCATGTGCCGGCGTCCCCCGTGGGCCCTTCGTGCTGCGGAGCCGTGCCGCCTCTGGGCGCCCAGCAGTGCTCCTGCGTCCCCCCCGCAG GTTACGAGGGCACTGGGTCAGTCCTGATGTCCCCTGTTCCCCATCAGATGTTGCCCTACATGAACGTGGGCACTTTGTCCCGGACGGAGCTGCAGTTACTGAACCAGCTGCACTGCAGGCGAAAAAGACGGCATCGGACGATCTTCACTGACGAGCAGCTAGAAGCGCTGGAAAACCTCTTCCAGGAAACGAAATACCCGGACGTGGGCACCAGGGAACAGCTGGCCAGAAGGGTGCACTTAAGAGAGGAGAAAGTGGAG GTTTGGTTCAAAAACCGCCGGGCAAAGTGGAGGAGGCAAAAGCGGTCGTCTTCGGAGGAGTCAGAAAACGCACAAAAATGGAATAAAGCGTCTAAAACCTCTCCGGAGAAGAGacaagaagaagggaaaagtgACTTGGACTCCGACAGCTGA